The Candidatus Delongbacteria bacterium genomic interval ACTTATCATCAGATAGTTTTGGTGAACTATTAGACAATCCTGCTAAAAGTTGTAATCTAACGACAGGTAATTCTGCAATTAAACTTGGCTTGATGAATATGTTTCAGTTTGATGCAGGAGGGAATGATGACGAGAGTCTTACCATAGGTGCTGCTCTTCATTTTGGTGCAATTTACAATATGGGCGATAGTATGTGGGATTTTGATGATATTGACGTATCTGGTGGACCAGATTTATCAAAATGGAGATATTTTTTAAATTTTTCAGTCTATTTTGGTGGAAGTAAAAGATAATTAACTCTGCTTTGGGAGGCAAAGTGCTAAGATTTTTTTTGTTTATATTATTGCTGTTTTCAGTCGTAAATGCTGAAATAATATCCGGATTTGTTAGAAATTCTGCAGACGAGGAGCCTTTATATGAAGCTGATGTATATCTTGAAGGTATGGCTATGGGGTCGTCAACAAATAAAGATGGTTATTATGTAATATCTGGAGTGAAACCAGGCAAGTATACACTTGTAGCAGTATATGCTGGGTTTGAACCGATAAAAGAGATTATTGATATCAGACCTGATAATAATCTTAAAAGAGATTTTTCTTTGAGTGAAACAAGTATTGAACTAGATGAAGTAGTTTTGACAGTTGAGAAAGAGGGTGAGCCGGAAACGAAAGAGGAAATTATAAGAAATGTTACTGTCGCAAAAATGAAACTCAACCCAAGGGTGTTAAAAACTGCTGTTTCATTTATTCAACCTGATGTTTTTAGGTCTATAAAAACTTTACCGGGTGTGGATTCTCCAAGCGATTTAACAGCAAATATTTATGTTCGTGGTGGAAATGATGATCATAATCTGATACTCTATGATGATATTACAATATATAATCCTTCACATATGTTTGGTATATTCTCAACTTTTATGCCCAATGCATTGAGAGACTCTAAATTGATTAAGTCTTCATATCCTGCTGAATATGGAGGAAGATTAGGTTCTGTTCTTGATGTAAGAAGTAGGGATGGAAATAAAAATGAATTCCAAGGTGATATCTCTGCATCTTTTTTCGCCACTGAAGGGGTCTTGGCAGGTCCTGTGTTGAATGGTGGATTTCTATTGGCTTTCAGAAGAACACATCTAGGACCTATTCTTTCAGCTTTGGAAGAGATAGAGGATACTCAATTACCTGACTATAATTTCTGGGAAGGTCAGGCTAATATTTATCAGGATGTTACAGAAGATGATAGATTGAGATTTTCAACTTTTCATAGCACAGATAATATGCTCTTTGATGAAATAGATTATGATCTTAAATGGGGTAATAGTGCATATTCAATAATGTGGAATCATATTTTTACTCCAAAGTTATACTCAAATTTCAGAGTTTCATATTCCAAATTTTTTATCGAAGAGGATATTAGGGATATCTATAAATATGAGAATATCATCGATGATTACTCTGTAAAAGGATATTTTGAGTATTATTATTCAAATGATCTAAAATTTAAATTGGGTTCCGAATTATCAAATTTTAAAGTGATGTATAACAGATCCATTGATGATGATAAGAAAATGGATATTAAACAAAATACTCTTGTTTCATCAGCTTTTTTAGAAGGTTCAAAAACATGGAATAATATTTTCACTATTGTTCCTGGAATACGTTTTGACTACAATGAAGAGCTTAAAGATGGTTATCAATTGATGATTAGTCCAAGATTAAGCATGAAATATATGCTTGGTGAGTATTCTTCTCTTTCTCTTAGTGGAGGAAGATACTATCAAAATTTATTTACCGTTCAAAACGAGAGTGCTTCAGTGGTATTTATCAGTAATTGGTTTAGTGTTGATGAAACAGTAGCACCTGGCATTTCTGATAATGTTACATTAGGTTATGAGGATAGATTTTCAATTTTCGGGGAACCTCTAAAATATTCTGTAGAGGCTTATTACAAGGATATGAGAAATCTTCAAACTTGGAATAATGATCCGATAACCGAGGATGAAGTCTTAACAGATATTAAGATTGGTGAAAGCTTTTTAAAAGGTAATGCCTATGCATATGGATTCGAACTATTTCTTGAGAAGCAGTTGGGAAGATTGAATGGAAATATGTCATATACTTATAGTAAAGTTAAAAAAGAGATTGAGGATGAGTTTAGAGGAAAAGTTACTTTTAATGCTAATTGGGATATGCCACATAATTTCAAACATAGTCTAAATTATCAGTTTACAGAAAATTTCAGCTTGGGTTATTCCTTCAATTTAAAAAGTGGAAAGCCTTATTCTGAAATTATAGGGTTAGATTATATTGTTAATGAAAATGGTGATGAATCTTATCGTTATATTTACGGAGAAAGGAATGGTAGTAGAATTGGTCTTTATAATAGACTTGATTTAAGTGCGAACTATACTTTCAAATTTGAAAACAGTGAGCTTTTGTTAAATTTTAGTGTAATTAACGCTATGAATACAAAAAATATTGAAGCAATAGCTTATACTGT includes:
- a CDS encoding TonB-dependent receptor; the protein is MLRFFLFILLLFSVVNAEIISGFVRNSADEEPLYEADVYLEGMAMGSSTNKDGYYVISGVKPGKYTLVAVYAGFEPIKEIIDIRPDNNLKRDFSLSETSIELDEVVLTVEKEGEPETKEEIIRNVTVAKMKLNPRVLKTAVSFIQPDVFRSIKTLPGVDSPSDLTANIYVRGGNDDHNLILYDDITIYNPSHMFGIFSTFMPNALRDSKLIKSSYPAEYGGRLGSVLDVRSRDGNKNEFQGDISASFFATEGVLAGPVLNGGFLLAFRRTHLGPILSALEEIEDTQLPDYNFWEGQANIYQDVTEDDRLRFSTFHSTDNMLFDEIDYDLKWGNSAYSIMWNHIFTPKLYSNFRVSYSKFFIEEDIRDIYKYENIIDDYSVKGYFEYYYSNDLKFKLGSELSNFKVMYNRSIDDDKKMDIKQNTLVSSAFLEGSKTWNNIFTIVPGIRFDYNEELKDGYQLMISPRLSMKYMLGEYSSLSLSGGRYYQNLFTVQNESASVVFISNWFSVDETVAPGISDNVTLGYEDRFSIFGEPLKYSVEAYYKDMRNLQTWNNDPITEDEVLTDIKIGESFLKGNAYAYGFELFLEKQLGRLNGNMSYTYSKVKKEIEDEFRGKVTFNANWDMPHNFKHSLNYQFTENFSLGYSFNLKSGKPYSEIIGLDYIVNENGDESYRYIYGERNGSRIGLYNRLDLSANYTFKFENSELLLNFSVINAMNTKNIEAIAYTVDEDGEVEKDEILMLPIVPSLRINYSF